Below is a genomic region from Spirosoma radiotolerans.
CAACTGCTGCCCACACATCCGTTGCAAATTGAGCAAGTATAATGGATAATTCTAAACCGGCAAACACAATAAGGACGGTTTTTCGGGCTTTCAGTGTCGGCCACCCGTGCTTGATCAGCCAGGAGGATAAGTAGCCGCCACCCACGCTGCCCACGGTCGTCGCGGTATAAATGAGCATCAGTTCGAGGCTCGGCTTTTTCAAATCCAGCTTGAAGGTGGATGAGAAATAGGAGGGAAGCCAGAACAGGAAAAACCAGTAAATCGGGTCAATCAGTCCTTTGCCGGTGATGAGTGCCCAGGTTTGTGGGAGGGTGAACAGCTTGACCCAATTTATCGCAATTTTATTGCCGCTTTCGGCCTCCTGACCGCTGGTGATGTACGTATATTCGGTTGCTGACAGTCGTTTCTGTTTAGCCGGAATATCATAAAACACGAGCCAGAAGATTAGCCAGACAAACCCCAGTGCCCCTGTAATCCAGAACACTTCCTGCCAACCGTAATGAGTCAGAATCCAGGGGACAATAAGTAATGCAACGACCACGCCAACGCTGGTGCCTGCGTTAAATAGCCCCGTGGCCAGCGCCCGTTCTTTGGTGGGAAACCACTCGGCTACGGTTTTGACAGCGGCCGGGTAATTGCCTGCTTCGCCCAACCCTAATCCCACTCTGGCCAGCCCAAACCCGAATACACTTCTGGCCAGGGCATGAAGCATACCCGCCACGCTCCACCAGACAATGGTGACCGCGTACCCAATACGGGTGCCGACCTTGTCGATAAACCAGCCAAAGGCGAGTAACCCAACAGCATACGCAGCCGAAAACGCGGTGACGATCCGGGAAAAATTAGTTTCGGTCCAGGAAAATTCAACTTCCAGAATAGGTTTCAACAAGCCTATTATCTGGCGGTCGAGGTAATTGATGGTGGTAGCCGAAAATAACAAAATGACGATGATCCACCGGTAATACGTGGGTTGGGAATTAGTCACAACAGGTAGGGTTTAGCGTATAATTTTTTCAACCACAGAGGCACGGATAACACGGAGCTTTAATGGGAATAAAATCAGGCAATCAAACTCTGTGTTCTCCGTGCCGCTGTGGTTGAAATCTTTTTAAGTCTGAGGGTTTTTAGTAAACCGGTTCGTGCTGTGCGGTCCGTGTTCTCACGGACCACACAGCACGAACCACGGGCACAGTCGGTTTTTGACCAGATAAAGAACCTGGCAAAGCGTCTATTTCTGCTCCATAGCCGCCTGCATAGTTTTAACAAAATCCTGCCAATGCGCTTTCAGCCCGGCCCAGTTTTTTGCCTGGATAAGGGCCTTGTCGAACAGGTGGCTACCGATGCCTAATCCATCGGCCCCGGCCTTAAAATAAGCCGCCATATTGTCGAGGCTGACACCACCCGTTGGCATTAGTTTCAATTGATTCAGGGGCGCTTTTACATCCTTTATGTATTCGGGGCCAAGGGACGTGGCCGGATATACTTTAACCATCGACGCCCCTAATGTCCAGGCTTTATAAATTTCGGACGGGGTAAAGGCACCGGGGAAAATAGGGACTCCGCGCTTCACGCAGGCTTTAATGACTTTTTTGTCGACAACAGGAGTGACAATGAATTGAGCACCAGCGTCCAGCGCCTGATCGAGGTCATCGAGCGTACAAACCGTTCCGGCTCCGATATTCAGGCCTTCGCGGTGGTGGTTTGTCGCGTTCTGGATGATAGACGCGGCCCCCGCCGTGTTCATCGTTATTTCGATGGTTGTCAGGCCCGCTTCCCGGTAAACCGGCAGAATGTGGTCAATAGCGTCCGGGGGCAGTCCCCGGATAATGCCGACTATCGGCGCTTTTGAGAATAATTCCCAGGAGAATGTGTGCTGGCTCATTTAGGCAGGAGTACGTGTTGATTTTGCGCTATTTTTAGTTGTCCGGCCATGGTCGCTTTATCAATCAGATTCGCGGAAATAGTGGTTGTCCGGTCGCTTAATTGAAGTACTTCCATCGCCAGTTTATACAACTCATACAAGTTATTTCCACTGCACAGGATCAGTTGCCATTTCGGTTGCTTGATGAGTGTTTTTAGTTCGTCGCCGATTAGAAGGCCACTTAAATAAAGCGCGTTCTGTTTCTTGCTCAGTTTGTTGAATAGCTGGTTTGTCCGGACCCGAAATAAGGCGTTTAGAATCGACGAGTCGGCGTCATTGATTCCCGACGTAAAGGCGGTCAGGTCACTGTCAGAAAACGTGTGTAAATCAGTGGGTTCTACAGAGTCCTTCAGGATGCTGTGGTAGGCCATCAGGTTGAATAACTCGCCCGTCATAAAGGTGCGAAAGTCGGTAACCTGCTGCTGCTGAATGTAAATGTGCTTTGAATGAGTACCCGGAAATAGCAGGATCGACTCATCGACGCTCATCTGTAGAGTGTCCAGCAAATCCAGCAAGCCAATGAGCTGGGTTTCTTCTCCACGCATAACGTCGTCCTGCGTTCGGACGCCCGAAATCAGGGTAAGGTCGTGCGGAAAGTCAGCCTGTGCCGAAAGCTGTCTGGTACTGGCCAGGCTACCGTCTGTAGGGAAAGGCAGCGTGGCGTAGGGAACCTCCTCCATACCGATGGAGGAGGAAGCCATCCCCGAAATAACGATAGGCGTACCCGTTAGGTCGATGGCTGTTTTGCTGGCTAGCCAATCGACCTGACGCTTCAACTGCTGGCGGAAAAAGTGTTCTCTGGAAACCCCCTGGCTTTCGCCGTTCGCTTTCCAGTCGCTGAAGGTGCTGGCTACGCCTTCCTGTGAAGTGACTTCGCTAATGAGCCGAAGGTCGGTGCTGTCTATGAGCCGTAAGCGAAACGAGGACGTCCCCCAGTCACACCCTAATAGATGATTTTTCATTAATTCTCCTTTTTGGTACGACTTACGGTAAGGCAAAGGCGACATACGATCCGCCGGGTTTCAGGCCATAGCGGGTACCACCAGCGGCAATAGCGATATACTGTTTTCCATCGACCATGTAGGTGATGGGTGTAGCAAAACCACCGGCGGGCAGCTTGTACTCCCACACGACTTTACCCGTTTTTTTGTCAAACGCCCGAAGCGTTTCGTCATACGTGGCTGCAATGAAAATCAAGCCACCTGCTGTCACAATTGGCCCTCCGTGGTTTTCCGTACCGGTTGGGGGAATGCCTTTCTTTGTCAGTTCGGGGTATTCGCCAAGAGGCACTTGCCAGAGGTATTCGCCCGTGTTGAGATTGATGGCGTTCAGCGTGCCCCAGGGTGGTTTAATGGCCGGGTAGTTGTCCTGGTCCCGAAACTGGGTGTTGCCGTTGTTCAGGTAGGGGGGCATGTACGGAAAATCTTCCCCCTCGGTCGTGGGCGTGTTCACCACTGAACTGTGCTGATCGTTGGATGCGACGGCGGGTTTGGTGTCGAGCTTGAACAGGTACCGGATAATGGCCTCCCGGTCGTCGGCGGTAAGGTGTCCGAACGAAGGCATCCGGCCCCGTCCCGTTACCAGAATAGAGGCTACCTGTTCTTTCGTCAGCCGTTTGTCAACGTCAGTCAGGTTAGGGTAGGCCTGAGCGGTCTGGTTACCCGCTCCCGCTTTTTCGCCCGCAGCGTGGCAGACGGCACAGTTGGTATTGAACAGGGTTTGGCCGCGCGTGAGGGCTACGCCACCAGCCTGCGCCCGAACGTCGCGCATTTTGAGCCACCAGAGCATGGTGTTGGCATTCTGGTACAAAATGCCATCAGGGTCGGCGGCATTGCCACCCCACTCGGCCCCGCCACCGAAACCGTATAACAAGGTGCCTTCAAGGTTGGGCGGCATGTATTTACTGCCGTGCCGGCTGTTTTTGTAGCGATCGAGTACATACGCATGGGCTTCGGGCGTCCGGGTCGTGATTTCACTCTCCGTCAACTCCTGCCGGACAAATGGTGCTGGTTTTGTTGGAACGGGCTGGGTAGGCCAGGGCTGTTCGCCGGGTAAGGCGGGCGAAGTAGGTACCCGTACTTCGTTTACCGGAAAAAGGGGTTTGCCAGTATCCCGGTCGAAGACAAATACATAGCCATCTTTGGTGGCCTGCGCCACCGCATCTACCATCTTTCCGTTGTGTTTGACCGTAATCAGATTGGGTGGGCAGGGCAGGTCACGGTCCCACAGGTCGTGGTGCACCGTCTGGAAATGCCAGATTCGTTTGCCGGTTGTTGCATTCAGGGCAATGACGCAATTGGCGAAGAGGTTCTGCCCTGGGCGGGCTCCGCCATAAAAGTCGACGGAGGGCGATCCCGTACCGGCATACACAACGCCCCGCTTTTCATCGACTACCAGGCCGGCCCAGCAATTGGCTCCGCCTAATTTTCTGTACGAATCTTTGGCCCAGGTTTCGTAGCCATACTCACCGGGAAGCGGAATGGTGTGAAATACCCATTCGAGCTTGCCGCTACGCACATTGAACGCCCGCAGATAGCCTGGAGGAGCATCGCCCCCTTCGTTGACGGCCGAACCGGTAATCAGTAAATCTTTGTAAATAACGCCGGGGGTCGTGACCCGGATTGACAGGTTGGCTACCTCATGGCCAAGAGTTTCCCTGTCGCCAAGCCCTTCGTGCAGATCGACCGTTCCATTTTTGCCAAAACTCTCCACCAGCTTTCCCGTTGTGGCATTGACTGCATACAGAAACGAGCCTACTGTATACAGAATCCGTTTATCCTGGCCATCTTCCCAGTACATGACCCCGCGAACCGGATGGAACCGGGGCTTTTTTTCGGGATCGGCGAAGGGGTCAAATTGCCAGTGTTGCTTTCCTGTGGCGGCATCAATGGCAAACAGTTTTAGCCTTGGCGACGTACCATAGAGCACCCCTTTTATAACGATGGGCTGGCACTGGATGTCCATACCCCGCTGACCACTGGCCTTGTTGTCGCCGGTATCATAGCTCCAGGCGAGGGTCAGATTTTTTACCGTCTGGGTGTTGATTTGAGACAAAGGTGAGTAGCGATTTCCGGCAGCATTGCCGCCATAAGTCGGCCAGTCGTTGTTCGGTGGGGACTGTTTTATGGATGGCTTGTCTTCATTCAAGGAGAGGTAACTTCCCAGAATCAATAGGCCGAATAAGGATTTCAGGACAAAATTCATGGACTAGTTAGTCGGTTAAGAGTTCTAGAACAAAGGCGTTATTTAAACGTTTGCAGAAGCGTTTTTTGAGATTCTCTGGCATGTGGGCCGCCCCGCTTCGTCAGAATGACAGAAAATGCCGATTATGGCTCGTTCAGGCAAGTTTAAACGGAGTTCAATAGTACTTGATCCGCATTACTTCGCTTTCTCATAAAATTCATAGGTAATTTTCCAGGTCACTTCCTTGCCGGGAGGGGCCTCCAGCCGAATATAAGGTTCCGGGCAGGAGGTGGTGGCGCAGGCCCAGTAAACCAGCTTTTCCATGGGATGGTCACTGGTAATGTGGACGCCCGCCCCGGTCTTCTGGTTTTCGATACGGATGTCGTAATCGCTGGAAACGGGTTTGAATCCTTGCAAACCCGCACTATAGACCTGTTCTTTTTTTTCTAACTCCCGCGAATAAAATAGCCGGTTGCCCTCCGCCTGAATGGTGGTCCCGAATCCCTTACCCTCCGCTTTTACCTCGAATGGAAACTTAATGTTGACCGTGGGTCCAGTGGGTTGTTTGTCGATGATAAAGAAGTTGTGGTCATACACGCTTGTCTGGATGGGTTTGCTACCCGTGTTTTTGAGGCTATGCTCCAGCACCAGTTCAGGTTTGCCCTTGCTCAGTCGAACGGTTTTGGTGTACCGATACCCATAGCCGGTCGGATCGGTTAGTTCATGCGTAAAATTAATCTGGTCTTTGTGGCGTTTGACGGTCCATTTGCCGTGATCAGCTACCTCGAAATACTTCGCAAAAGAGTAGGCTTTATCGTCTGGCTTGCGGAGCGACCCGACCCCAATCTTCACGAATGTATCACCGGGTTTGGCGTCTGCGTAGCCCAGTGGTGTAAACTCCTCGGCGGGCCCATTGATGGCATCGTGCATCTTGGGGTCGTAGGTGTCAAACCATTGATCAATAAAACTATGTCCTTTGTAGGTAAGATTCCCGAACGCACCCGCCCAGTCGAACCGGGTGCCCTGATAGTACCCCTGCTGCTCATCCGGTAGGTATAGGGTCGTTTCAATAACGCCATTCGACAGTTCGGCCTGCGGCCATTCAGCCAGAGGCATTGTTGCGGCACATAAGCCGAAAATAGCGGTTGTCAGTACTATTGCCTTTTTCAAAATGGTATGTGTTTGTAAAGGCCTATAAGGTTTTTGAAACCTTATAGGCCTACTTTGTTAGATCACCTACAAATTTGGGTTAATTGACGTATCGGTGTACGGCAACGGGAACCAATAATTTGCCTTGGTAATTGGCTTGATTGGTTGCAGATCTTCAGGACTTTTGGCCGCATTGGCAGCTTCTACTTGCTCCAGCCGAATCAGGTCAAACCACCGGGTCCGTTCGCAGGCAAACTCCCAGGCGCGTTCCTGTACCACGGCGTCGGCAAACTGAGCGGCCGTAAGGCCATCACCCGGTGCAAGTGCCTTGGTTCCCGCCGGCAAACCCCGCAGCCGAACCGCATTTAATGCATCATAGGCTGCCTGATCCGGTCCACCCGTACCGCGTGCTTTGGCCTCTGCATAGATGGTCAGTACGTGTGGGTAGCGCATCATGACAGATGGCAGCGAAATGCTGGACGTAACGACATTACCTTTGATGTACCATTTCTTGTAGTACGGATGTTTCGTCAGGCTTTGCTCCCAGGGAATGGTGGTAGCACCCAAGCCAAACTGCGTCCGGAAGGTAGCATCTTTACGGGGACCAGCGGGGAAGTTCTTAAAGAAATTGAGTTCGGCAAACATATCGTCCCAGCCCCCCTCTTCACCCGGCATGGTTGTGTTGCCATACGTAGCGTTGGCCGTACCGCTGCCTCCCGTAAATCCACTGATCTGAAATACCGATTCCGGAATAATTGCCACGGCCGGATCGTTGTCGAAAACGGCGGCAAACGTTGGCATCAACGCAAAACCATACGCAGCGCGGTTGTCAATCACTTCCTTGGCTTTGGCCGCAGCCAGATCGTATTTGTCGGTTTGCTTCAATGGCCAGCCCGCCATGGTCAGGTACACATCGGCCAGGAACGCTTTGGCCGCCCCCGCATTGGGCCGACCCGGATCGCGCCGGGTGTTGGGTAACAGGGTCTCCGCTTTCTTCAGATCCTCGACGATCAATGCATAGACCTCCGCTGGTGTCGATTTTTTGATGGTGAGTAGACTGGCCGAGTATTCACCCGCCAGAACCAGTGGGATATTGCCGTAAAAACGGGTTAACCAGTAGTAGGAAAAGCCACGAATGAAATAAGCCTCGCCCGCAATAATGTCGATCGTTGCCTTGGTACCGGCCGTTTTCGTGTAATTGTTGATCACGTTGTTGGCGCCCTGAATGGCTTTGTAGCAACCCGTGTAGACAGCTCCTGAGCGCTGGTTTGTGGTCGATACGTTAAACTGGTCGAACTCGCGCCAGTCGGCTTTGTTACTGGCTGGGTGCGTCGTCACATCGTCGCTACCAATGGTTGCCGCATTGGCCGATGGGTGAAGGAATCCATAGGTCCACTGATTGCCCAGGCCCCGATAGGCTCCGGTCAGGGCCGACTCCAGACCGTCCTGAGTCGAGAGAACATTTCCGCCGTATAACAGCCCGGTCGTATCTTCTTCAAGGTAACCTTTGCAGCCTGCGGTGAGCAGGGCCGCCAAGCCAAGTATGACTAATTTTTTCATGATTTGTTAAATAGGTTTACGGCTTACGGTTTATGGTTCACGGTTGGGCGGGCATGTTTGTGCGTCAGCCACCGGAAACTAAAAACGGAAAACCAGTTTTCTTAAAAGCCCAGGTTTATACCGAGCGTATATTGTTTGGCATTTGGATAGGAACCGTAGTCAATACCGATGGCGGTATCGGTGTTCGAACCGACGCGGGCGGACTCTGGATCCGGGCCCTTGTATTTTGTGATCGTCAGCAGATTCGTTGCGCTGGCAAATACCCGGATATTCGCCTTGTTATGAATGAATCCAGTGGGTACGTTGTAGGAAAGGCTTACGTTTTTCAAACGAACGAAGCTGCCATTTTCCAGGAACCGGCTCGACTGGGTGAACGGCTGATATGTTTTCGTAAACGCCGGAACGTCCGATGTTTCATTACCGGGCCGGTAGTAATCCCGAATCTCCGACAGAATGAATTGCCGCGCATCGCCCGAGCCTGACAGGGCTGCTGCCCGAGTATAGTTGAGCTTATCGACACCAAATACACCGTTGAAGAATACATTCAGGGTCAGTCCTTTATACGTAAATGTGTTGTTCCAGCCACCCGTTGCTTTCGGAAATGCCCGGCCTATAATCTGAAAGTCATCCGTTGTGATCGAATTGTCGCCGTTGAGATCCTGATAATGTGGATCGCCTGGTACACGACCCTGCTTGGCTGCTGCATCGGCTTCGTTTGGTTTCCAGGTTCCCAAATACTTCAGGCCCCAATACGAACCCAGTGGCTCGCCTGGTATCAGCATAAATTCATTCGTGGTCGACATGCCACCCCCAACGCCCGTACCCTGTCCCAGCCGGGGCAGCCCACCCAGACTGAGTACTTTGTTCTGTAAAGTAGACAGGTTCAGATTCGTCTCCCAGCGGAAACTTCCCGCTACCAAAGGTGTACCGCCGATTGAAAACTCAAAGCCTTTGTTCTCAACCTCACCCACATTTCGGGCCTGGGTACCACCACCGGCATAGCTCGGAATGGCTACGTTCAGGAGAAGGTCGGTCGTGTTCTTCTTAAAATAATCAGCTTCAATATGCAGCCGTCCGTTCAGAAATTCCATTTCAAGGCCTACGTCCACCTGCTTGGTTGTTTCCCACTTGAGGTCTGGATTGCCGGGGTTGCCCAAAATAACCCCCGAGGTGGCAGCCGTGTTGTTGAACGCGACCTGGGCTGAGCTATAGGACGATATCGTCGAGTAAGGACCAAGGGCCTGGCTGCCGGTCATCCCCCAGCTTCCCCGCAGTTTGAGGTTGCTGAATACGTTGAGTTTCTTGATAAACTCTTCCTCCGATAAACGCCACCCAAGCGCTACGGATGGGAAAACACTATACTGGTTGCCCGCTGCAAACTTGGATGATCCATCCCGACGGACGGCCGCTGATACCAGATATTTGTCTTTGTATCCATAGTTGATACGTCCCAGCAACGACAGCAGGGTCCATTTCTGATAACTCGACGCTACGGTAGCGGCTGTATTCCCGCCGATGTTGTCATAGCCCAATTGCGGAAACCGTAGTCCTGATGCACTGGCGGTAAAGTCTCTACTAGTGAATTGCTGTGTTTCCAGAACGGCAACGGCGTTAATGGAGTGATTGCCTATTTTGACGTCGTAATTCAGATTATTCGTGTTTTGAAGGGTCACCTGCTCGGCCGAATACCGGCTTGCGGTCGGTACGTTGTTCGAGAGTCGCTTGCCGTTTAAGTTCAGGTTTTGCAAATTCAGGTAATTGACGGCGTACTGTAAATCGAGCGAAAGCCCTTTGATGGGGAGCTTATAGTTCACCCCACCATTGATGTTGATACCGCTCTTGTTGGCATCGACTGACTGATCGTACAGATAATCCAGCGGATTGCGGTAAACGGAACCAATCGGGTCCGTAAACGTCGGCTGGCCATCGGCACCATAAGCAGGCGTGGTGGGTGCCCAGGCCAGTGCCTGAACGATGGCGCCACCGTCGAGCGTGTTGTGATTTTGTGACCGTGTAGCCCACAGATTCAGCCGAAACGAAAGTTTGTCATTGATCTGCGTATTTATGTTGGTCCGCAGGTTATACCGCTTAAACCCGCTGTTGTTGACGATACCATTTTGATTTAAATAGTTTCCCGACACCAGAAAGGTCGTTTTGTCGCTACCACCCGACAGCGTAATTTGGTGTTGTTGACCAGATCCATTACGGAATACCAGGCTCTGCCAGTCGGTGCCGCCATTTTGTTTGAACTGCGCGATCTGATCGGCCGTAAAGGGCAGATTGGAGCCCGTAGCGGTGGCGCGGGCATTGACGATTTCGGCAAATTCTCCGGCCGGTAATACGTCGTATTTTTTGATGACTTCCGACGTACTGAACTGACCTTCGTAGTTGACTTTAAGGCCTTTAGAACCTTTTTTGGTCGTAATGATCACCACGCCATTGGCACCGCGACTACCATAAATGGAGGTCGATGCGGCATCTTTCAGGATCTGAATGGTCTCAATATCGCTTGGGTTAACAAAGTTAAAATCAGCGCCAACGAACCCATCGACCACGTACAGCGGGTTGTTATTGCCCAAAACGGAGTTCGCTCCTCTGATCCGAATCCTGGCATCGCCACCAGGAGCTCCATTCGTCTGGCTTACCTGCACACCTGCAGCGCGTCCCTGCAGCACCTGATCCAGTCGGGTAACCGGCTGCTGGGCAAATTCCTTGGTGGAAATGGCCGTCAGCGCACCCGTTACGTCGGTTTTGCGTTGGGTACCGTACCCAACGACAACTACCTCGTTCAATGTTTTCTGGTCCTCCGCTAACTGAATCGTAACAACGGAGCGACCATTAATAGGCACTGTCTGGCTTATATAGCCGATATTCGAAAAGACCAGCGAGCCATTACCCGGCGCATTCAGCGTGAAATTGCCAGATGCATCGGTAGCGGTACCCACCGTTGTACCGCTAACCTGAACATTGACGCCCGGCAACCCCTGATTGTCGGGGCCGGTCACCGTACCCGTCACTCTGGCATTCTGAGCGAAGGCGTAGCCTTGGCACAGCAGCAGCAGCAGGAAGAGATAGTTTACATGTTTTTTCATGATTAAAAATTAATTGGGTAAAAGGAATACTGATTTTTAGTGTACTAGGGGATTGTTTAATTGTCTTTCCGTAGCTCGCTGATTACCAGTCGACTACGGAACCGTCGAGGGCGTTATATGACTCGGGGTTTTTCCAATCGTGGCCGATCTTGTCTTTCATCTTGTCTTCATCCAGTTCGACACCCAAGCCTGGCCCTTGCGGAATCATCACGGTGCCGTCTTTTTGCAGTTTGAAGGGGTTCTTTAAATACCCTTCGCCTAGGGAGACCTGCTCCTGTACCAGAAAATTGGGTATACTGGCTGCCAGATTAAGGCCAACGGCGAGGGAGATTGGCCCCATTGGATTATGCGGGGCAACGGGCACGTAGTACGCTTCGGCCATGCCCGCAATCAGGCGGCCTTCGGTGATACCACCCGCATGGCACAGGTCTGGTTGAACAATGCTGACGGCTTTCTTCTCCAGTAGTTCACGAAAGCCCCATTTGGTGAAAATGCGCTCTCCGGCCGCTATGGGTAGGTGGGTACCCCGAGCAATGTCAACCATCGTATCAACGTTCTGCGCCTGACACGGCTCCTCAACGAACATCGGTTGAAACGGCTCTAACTGCTTGATGAGTACTTTGGCCGTTTGGGGTGAAATATTTCCATGAAAGTCGATGGCAATGTCCATCTCAGGGCCACCAGCTTCCCTCAGGGAAGCGAAATTATCGACGGCATATTTGATGAATTGGGGGTTTTCGACAATGTTGGCCGGGTTCTTATGGGCAACGCCTGTTTTGATAACCGTATATCCTTCGGCCTTCCGTTTCTTGATGTCTTCCGCATTGCTGGCCCGACCGTAAATCCGGACCCGGTCGCGGGTAGGACCACCCAGCAGCTCATAAACCGGCACATTCAGAAGCTTCCCTTTAATATCCCACAAAGCATGGTCGATGCCACTCAATGCACTCGTTAAAATGGGACCGCCCCGATAAAAGGCGTGTCGATAAATCGCCTGCCAGTGGTGCACAACATGCCGGGGGTCTTTACCGATCAGATACGGTTCTACTTCTTTAATCGCCGTCTGGATTGTTAGCGCCCGACCCTCGAGCAAGGGTTCGCCTAAA
It encodes:
- the dgoD gene encoding galactonate dehydratase, with the protein product MKSSNRKTGISRRAAIQSVLGVTGMGVMALPKSSYAVSPGHFADYSKVKITKLETFLVKPRWIFLKIHTDVGVVGLGEPLLEGRALTIQTAIKEVEPYLIGKDPRHVVHHWQAIYRHAFYRGGPILTSALSGIDHALWDIKGKLLNVPVYELLGGPTRDRVRIYGRASNAEDIKKRKAEGYTVIKTGVAHKNPANIVENPQFIKYAVDNFASLREAGGPEMDIAIDFHGNISPQTAKVLIKQLEPFQPMFVEEPCQAQNVDTMVDIARGTHLPIAAGERIFTKWGFRELLEKKAVSIVQPDLCHAGGITEGRLIAGMAEAYYVPVAPHNPMGPISLAVGLNLAASIPNFLVQEQVSLGEGYLKNPFKLQKDGTVMIPQGPGLGVELDEDKMKDKIGHDWKNPESYNALDGSVVDW